From Weissella confusa, a single genomic window includes:
- a CDS encoding tRNA dihydrouridine synthase, with the protein MVKAKSAYWQGVVDEAQNHPKVPGVEKTPFFSLAPMEAVTDTVFRRVVEKAAAPDVYYTEFTNARSISHPKAKFTVQGRLHVDKSEKMPVVQIWGNRGEDFEKSSLELRDRGYNAIDLNMGCPDSTVVKNGGGSDLIRHYDSAKEVIGAAKTAGLPVSVKTRLGFNDIETFRTWIPFLLQQDIQVLTVHLRTRKEMSKVPAHYEYIDEIVKMRDEIAPDTLLQINGDIKTREEGLELVRQHPGVDGVMIGRGVFENPFAFEIMPTEHTLDETLALLRLQLDLYDEFTAEFGPMHFQKLKRFFKIYVRGFAYASDLRVALMDTNTTDEVRTLLDEFDKQWEAKKAEDAVAIEAK; encoded by the coding sequence ATGGTTAAAGCAAAGTCAGCTTACTGGCAAGGCGTTGTCGATGAAGCCCAAAATCACCCTAAGGTTCCTGGTGTTGAGAAGACCCCATTCTTCTCACTAGCACCAATGGAAGCTGTTACGGATACGGTTTTCCGTCGCGTCGTTGAGAAGGCTGCTGCGCCTGACGTTTACTACACAGAGTTTACGAACGCCCGCAGTATTTCACACCCCAAGGCAAAGTTTACGGTCCAAGGTCGTCTACACGTTGATAAGAGCGAAAAGATGCCCGTCGTACAAATTTGGGGAAACCGTGGTGAAGACTTCGAAAAGTCATCACTAGAATTGCGCGACCGCGGCTACAACGCCATCGATTTGAACATGGGTTGTCCGGATTCAACAGTTGTCAAGAACGGAGGCGGATCAGATTTGATTCGTCACTACGATTCAGCAAAGGAAGTTATTGGCGCAGCTAAGACAGCTGGTTTGCCAGTGTCTGTTAAGACTCGTTTGGGCTTTAACGACATTGAGACGTTCCGTACTTGGATTCCATTCTTGTTGCAACAAGACATTCAAGTTTTGACAGTTCACTTGCGTACGCGTAAGGAAATGTCAAAGGTACCAGCCCACTACGAGTACATTGATGAAATCGTTAAGATGCGTGATGAAATCGCACCTGATACGTTGTTGCAAATCAACGGTGACATCAAGACGCGTGAAGAAGGTTTGGAACTTGTTCGTCAACACCCTGGTGTTGACGGTGTCATGATTGGTCGTGGTGTTTTCGAAAACCCATTCGCCTTTGAAATCATGCCTACTGAACACACGTTGGACGAAACGTTGGCTTTGTTGCGTTTGCAACTTGACCTTTACGATGAGTTCACGGCTGAGTTCGGTCCTATGCACTTCCAAAAGTTGAAGCGCTTCTTCAAGATTTATGTTCGTGGCTTTGCCTACGCCTCAGATTTGCGTGTGGCTTTGATGGACACGAACACAACTGATGAAGTTCGTACGCTTTTGGACGAGTTCGACAAGCAATGGGAAGCCAAGAAGGCTGAAGATGCTGTCGCAATCGAAGCAAAGTAA
- a CDS encoding cation transporter, whose translation MEVRQKLLARGIQLEVISMAWMAIEFVLGVSAGIHAGSILLIAFGLDAFLETVAGGILIWRLRAEYNGADAKTVARVERTASRLVKGILLLLSGYVLITSVMNLINHEMPAESGIGLIIAIMSVILMPIMTTMKRRIGDRIQSEALRDDAMCNVTCAVLAALVLGGMVLTALFGLWWADAVATILFAIYVGREGLELFEK comes from the coding sequence ATGGAAGTACGACAGAAATTATTAGCGCGGGGCATTCAATTAGAAGTGATTTCAATGGCATGGATGGCGATTGAATTTGTGCTTGGTGTGTCTGCGGGGATTCACGCTGGGTCAATTTTGCTGATTGCGTTTGGGCTCGATGCCTTTTTGGAAACAGTCGCCGGTGGTATTTTAATTTGGCGTTTGCGCGCCGAATATAATGGTGCGGATGCCAAGACGGTAGCGCGGGTTGAACGTACGGCCAGCCGATTGGTAAAGGGTATCCTGTTGTTACTTTCAGGATATGTGTTGATTACTTCGGTTATGAACCTGATTAACCATGAAATGCCAGCGGAAAGCGGTATTGGGTTGATCATTGCGATTATGTCCGTTATCTTGATGCCAATCATGACAACGATGAAGCGTCGCATTGGTGATCGTATTCAATCTGAAGCGTTGCGTGATGACGCGATGTGTAATGTCACATGTGCGGTGTTAGCGGCTCTTGTATTGGGTGGCATGGTCCTGACGGCATTGTTTGGCCTATGGTGGGCAGATGCAGTTGCGACAATCTTGTTTGCGATTTATGTCGGCCGTGAAGGATTGGAATTGTTCGAAAAGTAA
- a CDS encoding YihY/virulence factor BrkB family protein, whose product MRGLKVDIEKFRKQFRFADLQTFISRANLNMVGPTITYYTLLSLVPVLMSIGAIAGLVGISSTELIATLKTNLPANIMSILAPIIKSVLSGGVGILSFSIVTTIWGASAVLAVIRKAFNGVHDVPERVSGMLTRVFSFLWLMVILITAGIVMAATAIMPAVIQAIPGDLPWLDELAKQSRLFALIGLWLLMCVFNVALPAKRLPWKATLLGSGIEVIILVLLNAGFSWYAQFAVKSVGFYQSLGSLLVLMVYLNLVGTIMVVGQILIAWFSVLFDPEEKQPAAVPLAAKGVPAKRRPALAKRQVAKHYRKRTTRSS is encoded by the coding sequence ATGCGTGGGTTAAAAGTAGACATCGAAAAATTCCGCAAGCAATTTCGCTTTGCGGATTTACAAACATTTATTAGTCGCGCCAACTTAAACATGGTTGGGCCGACCATCACATACTACACGTTATTGTCGCTAGTACCAGTTTTGATGAGTATTGGTGCGATTGCCGGACTTGTCGGCATCTCATCGACTGAGTTAATTGCAACTTTAAAAACAAATCTACCGGCTAATATCATGTCGATTTTGGCCCCGATTATTAAGTCGGTTCTGAGTGGTGGTGTTGGAATCTTGTCATTCTCAATTGTGACAACTATTTGGGGAGCTAGTGCGGTGCTGGCAGTTATTCGAAAAGCGTTCAACGGGGTGCACGATGTACCAGAACGTGTGAGTGGCATGCTGACACGCGTGTTTAGTTTTCTATGGTTGATGGTTATCTTGATTACGGCCGGTATTGTTATGGCCGCGACAGCGATTATGCCGGCAGTGATTCAAGCGATTCCTGGTGACTTACCTTGGCTAGATGAATTGGCTAAGCAAAGCCGACTATTTGCTTTAATTGGGCTGTGGTTGTTGATGTGCGTGTTTAACGTCGCATTGCCCGCCAAGCGTTTACCATGGAAGGCAACATTGCTTGGATCGGGGATTGAAGTCATCATCCTGGTATTACTAAATGCTGGATTTAGCTGGTATGCGCAATTTGCGGTTAAGAGCGTGGGATTTTACCAGTCATTAGGATCGTTGTTGGTGTTGATGGTCTATCTAAATTTGGTTGGCACCATTATGGTCGTTGGTCAGATTTTAATTGCTTGGTTTAGCGTACTGTTTGATCCTGAAGAAAAACAGCCAGCGGCGGTGCCACTGGCTGCAAAAGGGGTGCCTGCAAAACGTCGGCCGGCTTTAGCTAAAAGACAAGTTGCCAAGCATTATCGCAAGCGCACAACCCGTTCAAGTTGA
- a CDS encoding DUF6508 domain-containing protein produces MAKEHPFDFKKWDAFLAEIEGKEIPWVMGAVADGHPQYDERMIELAKAFEWSDYFDRNFDRTLKQKGHQELPEEEVDEISRTSSDFRDLRAVTSVVIYGERRLEGMWAAMTEKGILRRLLKRLNDMTPDDFPGPNY; encoded by the coding sequence ATGGCAAAAGAACACCCTTTTGATTTTAAGAAGTGGGACGCCTTTTTGGCAGAAATTGAAGGCAAGGAAATTCCTTGGGTAATGGGGGCTGTCGCTGATGGACACCCACAATACGACGAACGCATGATTGAGCTTGCTAAGGCTTTTGAGTGGTCAGATTACTTTGACCGCAACTTCGATCGTACGTTGAAGCAAAAGGGCCACCAAGAGTTGCCTGAAGAAGAAGTGGATGAAATTTCACGTACTAGCTCAGACTTCCGCGACTTGCGCGCTGTGACATCTGTTGTCATTTACGGTGAGCGTCGTTTGGAAGGTATGTGGGCAGCTATGACTGAGAAGGGTATCTTGCGTCGCTTGTTGAAGCGTTTGAACGACATGACGCCAGACGACTTCCCAGGTCCAAACTACTAA
- a CDS encoding YeiH family protein has product MAIKRNMVAGILLTLAVSIVAKLLSPYLPSLGGEALAMLMGIVLGNTLFAHERWNAGVKWAEKYPIEIGIAVLGLNVTLNNMATLGWSGVIFILIQMTATILFVMWIGGRVFKVAPQSAMLMGAGNAVCGSSAIASVAPAIGATDDQRRTTVATVSLAGVVLLFVLPVIGPELLHHNDMLVSALIGGTVQSVGQVSGTASLVGGDVVTYAPIFKMLRVVLLSAVVILMSRYATKATPVEGVAPTSKVKVPWFVLTFIVLVVINSFVNLPHVLTGTAHEVTSFFGIVNLAGIGLNLKWATIKSSGATFLGYGLVTIIFQVVLALGLIMLLMH; this is encoded by the coding sequence ATGGCAATTAAACGTAATATGGTGGCGGGTATTTTGCTAACTTTGGCGGTGTCCATTGTGGCGAAATTGCTATCACCATATTTGCCTTCGCTGGGTGGCGAAGCATTGGCGATGTTGATGGGAATTGTTTTAGGAAACACATTGTTTGCCCACGAACGCTGGAACGCTGGTGTGAAGTGGGCAGAGAAGTACCCAATTGAGATTGGAATTGCGGTACTTGGGCTAAACGTGACGCTTAATAACATGGCGACATTGGGTTGGTCAGGTGTGATTTTCATCCTAATCCAAATGACGGCAACGATTCTGTTTGTCATGTGGATTGGCGGACGCGTCTTCAAGGTCGCACCACAATCAGCGATGTTGATGGGAGCTGGAAACGCAGTTTGTGGATCCAGTGCCATTGCATCGGTCGCACCGGCAATTGGTGCAACCGATGATCAACGTCGTACGACAGTGGCAACGGTTTCGCTAGCCGGTGTTGTATTGCTGTTCGTTTTGCCAGTCATTGGACCAGAGTTGTTGCACCATAACGACATGTTGGTCAGTGCGTTGATTGGTGGAACGGTGCAATCAGTCGGACAAGTATCAGGAACAGCTTCTTTGGTTGGTGGCGACGTTGTGACGTATGCGCCGATCTTCAAGATGCTACGTGTAGTCTTGCTATCAGCAGTTGTCATTCTGATGTCACGTTATGCTACGAAAGCGACACCAGTTGAAGGCGTTGCACCAACTTCAAAGGTCAAAGTGCCATGGTTTGTTTTGACCTTTATCGTTTTGGTGGTCATCAATTCATTCGTGAATTTGCCACACGTGCTAACGGGTACGGCACATGAAGTGACTAGCTTCTTTGGGATTGTGAACTTGGCTGGTATTGGACTGAATTTGAAGTGGGCGACAATCAAGTCTTCTGGGGCGACGTTCCTAGGATATGGCTTGGTGACAATCATCTTCCAAGTCGTGCTAGCGCTTGGTTTAATCATGCTATTAATGCACTAA
- a CDS encoding N-acetyltransferase family protein: MITIRPATIADTGAIVHLEMTIIDQMQIPMVEKLGRDNIEQLLHDSALADDTARYSHTHATVAEMSGAIVGVAFGYPAKQEPYLDVSLQRLLADRFGELAELFPDKETVGQEWYLDSISVSETARGKGVGTQLLAALPAVAQAQGEQVIGLNVDDGNPKARALYEREGFEPVSELMIGEHHYTHMQRSVE, from the coding sequence ATGATTACAATTCGACCAGCGACAATTGCTGATACAGGGGCAATTGTCCATTTAGAAATGACAATTATTGACCAAATGCAAATTCCGATGGTGGAAAAGCTTGGTCGTGACAATATTGAACAATTACTGCATGACAGTGCATTGGCTGATGATACAGCCCGTTATTCACACACGCATGCGACGGTTGCGGAAATGAGTGGTGCGATTGTTGGGGTGGCATTTGGTTATCCGGCTAAGCAAGAACCTTATTTGGATGTGTCTTTGCAACGCCTCCTGGCTGACCGTTTTGGTGAGTTAGCGGAACTATTCCCAGACAAAGAAACGGTGGGACAAGAATGGTATCTTGATTCGATTTCAGTTTCTGAGACGGCCCGCGGTAAGGGTGTTGGGACACAGTTATTGGCTGCTTTGCCAGCTGTTGCGCAAGCACAAGGTGAACAAGTCATTGGACTTAATGTGGATGATGGTAATCCAAAGGCACGTGCGTTGTATGAACGTGAAGGATTTGAACCAGTTAGCGAGCTCATGATTGGTGAGCATCATTACACACATATGCAACGTTCAGTGGAATAA
- a CDS encoding APC family permease: MSLLKRMFRKESLETYLKSDAHFSKSLTAKDLIGLGIGAVIGTGIFILPGTVAATTAGPGVIFSFIIAAVVSGLVAMAYSETASAMPVAGSAYSYGNVIFGEVIGWILGWALILEYALGVAAVSTGWSAYFANLMSPFFKLPTALSGAYNPAEGTVVNIVAVVIVLLIGLLLRGGMTESKRVQNAMVLLKIGIIVLFIVVGFFFIKADNLTPLIPKRMDGAFGIQGVFAGTSMVFFAFLGFDALSATAAEVKNPKRDMPIGIIGTLIVAAVLYGLVALVLTGMVHYSKLNVADPAAFAMQQVGQHWAALIITIGALIGMFTMMVTMLYASSRLIYAVGRDGLLPGGLGKLSKQGEPERALGIATIVVAFFGGFVPLEKLVDLVNMGTLLAFMVVSLGILPLRKRADVRQDGYKMPGYPVLPILSALFTFFLITQLHLETLVAALVWSVLGIILYLTYGMKHSRMN, translated from the coding sequence ATGTCGTTATTAAAGAGGATGTTCCGAAAAGAATCATTGGAAACATATTTGAAGAGTGATGCGCATTTTTCAAAGTCACTGACTGCTAAAGATTTAATTGGGTTAGGAATTGGGGCAGTTATTGGAACGGGTATTTTTATTTTGCCGGGTACGGTTGCTGCAACGACAGCTGGCCCAGGCGTGATTTTTAGTTTTATTATCGCAGCTGTTGTCTCTGGTTTGGTTGCGATGGCGTATTCGGAAACTGCGTCAGCAATGCCAGTAGCTGGATCCGCATATTCATACGGGAATGTCATCTTTGGTGAAGTGATTGGCTGGATTCTTGGCTGGGCATTGATTTTGGAATATGCGCTAGGTGTGGCCGCTGTTTCAACCGGCTGGTCAGCCTACTTTGCAAATTTGATGTCACCATTCTTCAAGTTACCAACCGCGTTATCAGGAGCTTATAATCCGGCTGAAGGAACGGTTGTGAATATTGTCGCAGTGGTAATCGTCTTGTTAATTGGGTTGCTGTTGCGCGGGGGAATGACTGAATCTAAGCGCGTTCAAAATGCGATGGTGTTATTGAAAATCGGGATTATTGTGTTGTTCATTGTCGTCGGCTTTTTCTTCATCAAAGCTGACAATTTGACACCACTGATTCCAAAGCGCATGGATGGTGCGTTTGGTATTCAAGGGGTCTTTGCCGGAACGTCGATGGTGTTCTTCGCCTTTCTAGGGTTTGATGCGTTGTCAGCGACCGCTGCTGAGGTGAAAAATCCAAAGCGCGATATGCCAATTGGTATTATCGGGACATTGATTGTCGCAGCAGTTTTGTATGGTTTGGTTGCTCTAGTTTTGACAGGGATGGTGCACTATTCAAAGTTGAACGTTGCTGATCCGGCTGCGTTTGCGATGCAACAAGTTGGCCAACACTGGGCAGCGCTTATCATCACCATTGGGGCGTTGATTGGGATGTTCACGATGATGGTGACGATGCTATATGCTTCTTCACGATTGATTTATGCCGTTGGTCGTGATGGCCTATTGCCAGGTGGACTAGGTAAGTTGAGTAAGCAAGGGGAACCAGAACGTGCGCTGGGTATTGCAACAATTGTTGTGGCATTCTTTGGTGGGTTCGTACCGCTAGAAAAGCTAGTCGATTTGGTGAATATGGGCACATTGTTGGCATTTATGGTTGTGTCATTGGGAATTTTGCCATTACGTAAGCGTGCTGATGTGCGCCAAGATGGTTATAAGATGCCTGGTTATCCGGTGCTACCAATTTTGTCAGCGCTATTCACGTTCTTCTTAATCACGCAATTGCACCTAGAAACACTGGTAGCAGCGCTGGTATGGTCTGTGTTGGGGATTATTTTGTACCTAACGTATGGTATGAAACATTCACGGATGAACTAA
- a CDS encoding amino acid permease, producing MAQQEASNQKLERGLSSRHVEMIALGGTIGTGLFLGAGHSISTAGPAILLIYIITGLFMFWMMRALGELLLTDPDKPTFVGFVEKYLGKKAGFVIGWTYWIGWITIAMAELTAVGTYMKFWFPSVPVWIWEIIFLAALYGINIIAVSAFGETEFWFSMIKIVAILAMIVTGIIMIVMHTKTSAGVTSLSNLWQHGVVAHQGHQILAAFQMVFFAFLGIEFVGMTAAETKDPLKTIPKSINSIIIRILIFYVGALVAIMSIQPWTNYNANESPFVQVFAGIGISAAAGIINFVVLTAAASSLNSSLFTTGRMLFSLSNGKGYAGKLNRRYIPRNAINISAILIALAAVVNVLFPSNAFDLVTSVASAAFVVIYGVLVFAHLRYRQSDDFKNGEQHFKMPGAPFTDYLTMAFLAGIFLILLFTKSTMPTTVLAIIWFIIMIALSRRVKD from the coding sequence ATGGCACAGCAAGAAGCTTCTAATCAGAAGCTAGAACGTGGGCTTTCAAGTCGCCACGTTGAGATGATTGCGCTTGGTGGGACGATCGGAACTGGGCTGTTTTTGGGTGCTGGTCACTCAATTAGTACAGCAGGTCCAGCTATTCTGCTAATCTACATCATCACCGGATTGTTCATGTTCTGGATGATGCGCGCGTTGGGAGAATTGTTGCTTACTGATCCCGATAAGCCAACTTTTGTCGGATTCGTTGAGAAGTACCTTGGCAAAAAGGCCGGCTTCGTCATCGGTTGGACGTATTGGATTGGCTGGATTACGATTGCGATGGCTGAGTTGACGGCCGTTGGAACTTATATGAAGTTCTGGTTCCCATCAGTTCCAGTTTGGATTTGGGAAATCATCTTCTTGGCAGCCCTTTACGGGATTAACATCATTGCCGTTTCAGCCTTTGGTGAAACGGAATTCTGGTTCTCAATGATTAAAATCGTGGCTATCTTAGCGATGATTGTGACTGGAATTATTATGATTGTGATGCACACGAAGACGTCTGCCGGGGTAACGAGCCTATCAAACCTATGGCAACATGGTGTTGTGGCTCACCAAGGTCATCAAATTTTGGCAGCGTTCCAAATGGTCTTCTTCGCTTTTTTGGGAATTGAGTTCGTCGGTATGACGGCTGCTGAAACAAAGGATCCATTGAAGACGATTCCAAAGTCAATTAATTCAATTATCATCCGAATCTTGATTTTCTACGTTGGTGCATTGGTTGCCATCATGAGTATTCAACCATGGACGAATTACAACGCGAATGAATCACCATTCGTGCAAGTGTTTGCCGGTATCGGTATTTCAGCTGCGGCTGGAATCATTAACTTCGTTGTGTTGACGGCCGCCGCATCATCATTGAACAGTTCACTGTTTACAACTGGTCGTATGCTTTTCTCATTATCTAATGGAAAGGGTTACGCTGGTAAGTTGAACCGTCGTTACATTCCACGTAACGCCATCAACATTTCAGCGATTTTGATTGCTTTGGCAGCCGTTGTGAATGTTTTGTTCCCATCAAACGCGTTTGATTTGGTGACATCAGTTGCCTCAGCCGCCTTTGTGGTTATCTACGGCGTGCTTGTGTTTGCGCACTTGCGTTACCGTCAATCAGATGACTTCAAGAATGGTGAACAACACTTCAAGATGCCAGGAGCGCCATTTACGGATTACCTAACGATGGCTTTCCTAGCCGGTATCTTCTTGATTTTGCTATTTACGAAGTCAACGATGCCAACAACGGTCTTGGCTATTATCTGGTTTATCATCATGATTGCCCTTAGTCGCCGAGTTAAAGATTAA
- a CDS encoding YiiX/YebB-like N1pC/P60 family cysteine hydrolase — translation MSELQTGDLLFVGSTTEQFSQMIAQSTQPDTETFNYTHVGIVEIAADGVFVLHASPELGSVRQPLNDFIDQQTGSIDVYRLKASPDLMPVIAKANTLLGQPYNWSFIASEPGFYCSEFIETAFSAIKNPFKKIAMTFGPDDSILPEWQTYYAKLGLPVPNGEPGTNPNALISNQLERVVRLR, via the coding sequence ATGTCAGAACTACAAACCGGTGATTTGCTCTTTGTCGGGTCAACGACCGAGCAATTTTCACAAATGATTGCCCAAAGTACGCAACCTGATACTGAAACATTCAATTACACCCACGTCGGCATCGTTGAAATAGCAGCTGATGGCGTATTTGTGTTACACGCCTCCCCTGAACTTGGTTCCGTTCGCCAACCCTTAAACGACTTCATCGACCAACAAACTGGATCGATTGATGTTTATCGGCTAAAGGCAAGCCCAGACCTAATGCCAGTAATCGCGAAGGCTAACACCCTTTTAGGGCAACCTTATAATTGGTCTTTCATTGCCAGCGAACCTGGGTTTTACTGCTCTGAATTTATTGAAACAGCGTTCTCAGCTATCAAAAATCCATTCAAAAAAATCGCCATGACCTTTGGTCCTGACGATTCAATCTTGCCGGAATGGCAAACTTACTATGCAAAGTTAGGCTTACCGGTGCCAAATGGCGAGCCGGGCACAAACCCCAACGCCTTAATTAGTAATCAACTTGAACGGGTTGTGCGCTTGCGATAA
- a CDS encoding PolC-type DNA polymerase III — MLFTELKNYVVFDLEMNGSNQIIEIGALKVTTGQDIEKFSVIVNNPPMGSGMASFKFISQSMGGDDGWITLEMIQNGLAEERALTRFMKFVGDYPVVGHAIVDGDVQLIKEGLRYNDLGKWKTNGKVFDTQQIHRALNGNPNDISLAGLADEYEVEIGTQKHRALADSRATLAVFAAMQKVWAK; from the coding sequence ATGCTATTTACAGAATTAAAAAATTATGTCGTTTTTGACCTGGAAATGAACGGCAGTAATCAAATTATCGAGATTGGTGCGTTGAAGGTAACGACTGGTCAGGATATCGAAAAATTTTCCGTGATTGTCAACAATCCGCCAATGGGGAGCGGGATGGCATCGTTTAAGTTCATCTCACAATCAATGGGTGGTGATGACGGCTGGATTACGTTGGAGATGATCCAAAACGGTTTGGCAGAAGAGCGTGCATTGACGCGCTTTATGAAGTTCGTCGGTGATTATCCAGTTGTGGGTCACGCGATTGTTGATGGGGATGTCCAATTAATCAAGGAAGGCCTTCGCTACAACGATTTGGGTAAGTGGAAGACGAACGGTAAGGTTTTTGATACGCAACAAATCCACCGTGCGTTGAATGGTAACCCAAATGATATTTCATTAGCTGGCTTGGCTGATGAATATGAAGTAGAAATTGGCACTCAAAAGCACCGTGCGTTGGCAGATTCACGCGCAACGCTAGCGGTCTTTGCGGCCATGCAAAAAGTCTGGGCAAAGTAA
- a CDS encoding amidohydrolase family protein has product MSIRTYHNAQVYDVAQEKFIPNSWFTVDLTSGRITSTGVGTAPAEGQELVDLENKFVTPGMINTHVHIINKVFPYGPKASREPFEIAMQAQANLNEMLASGVTYTRVLATANSFDIGIQKMTLNGQWRGTGVVASGRAFSTIGGHASKIGEALTGPEEFRAGVRRRIEQGAHAIKYMASGGIAFEQFEQPDMPQMTEAEMAAGVDVAHRRGIKVAAHAEALQTVKEALRAGVDSVEHAFVIDDEALDLFLSTGTYLTPTLVAPYVIIKRGDSLLPQWMVDKAYKWVDSHFEAFGKAAKNGVNLALGTDAGSPLNGYADTALEAELWSIAGATNQQILRALFTNAADLLQISDDYGELVPGKMADFVMFDASPLADIKVLQDPKRVAKFGEFVDTTGFQNPFILPLDKGHLA; this is encoded by the coding sequence ATGTCGATTCGCACGTATCATAATGCGCAAGTCTATGATGTTGCGCAAGAAAAATTTATTCCTAATTCATGGTTCACCGTTGATTTGACCAGTGGTCGTATCACATCTACCGGCGTTGGCACTGCTCCTGCAGAAGGCCAAGAACTTGTCGATCTTGAAAACAAGTTTGTGACACCCGGTATGATCAATACCCACGTTCACATCATCAACAAGGTGTTCCCATACGGTCCTAAGGCATCTCGTGAGCCCTTTGAGATTGCGATGCAAGCCCAAGCTAACTTGAACGAAATGTTGGCTTCTGGTGTCACTTACACGCGCGTCCTTGCGACAGCAAATAGTTTTGATATCGGTATCCAAAAGATGACGTTGAACGGTCAATGGCGTGGTACTGGGGTTGTGGCTTCTGGTCGCGCCTTTTCAACCATTGGCGGTCACGCTTCAAAAATCGGTGAGGCGTTGACTGGTCCGGAAGAATTCCGTGCTGGTGTGCGTCGCCGTATCGAACAAGGTGCCCACGCGATTAAGTACATGGCTTCTGGTGGTATTGCCTTTGAACAATTCGAACAACCCGACATGCCACAAATGACTGAAGCTGAAATGGCGGCTGGTGTCGATGTTGCCCACCGTCGCGGTATCAAGGTTGCCGCTCACGCCGAAGCTTTGCAAACCGTTAAGGAAGCTTTGCGCGCTGGTGTTGATTCTGTTGAACACGCCTTTGTCATTGATGACGAAGCGTTGGACTTGTTCCTTTCAACTGGCACTTACTTGACGCCAACCTTGGTCGCCCCATACGTTATCATCAAGCGTGGTGACAGTTTGTTGCCACAATGGATGGTCGACAAGGCCTACAAGTGGGTTGATTCTCACTTCGAAGCTTTCGGAAAGGCAGCCAAGAACGGTGTTAACTTGGCGCTTGGAACGGATGCCGGTTCACCATTGAACGGTTATGCCGACACAGCTTTGGAAGCTGAATTGTGGTCAATTGCCGGTGCCACAAACCAACAAATTTTGCGTGCCCTCTTCACCAACGCAGCTGACTTGCTTCAAATCAGCGACGATTATGGTGAACTAGTACCCGGTAAGATGGCCGACTTCGTTATGTTCGATGCCAGCCCACTTGCTGATATTAAGGTTTTGCAAGATCCAAAGCGCGTTGCTAAGTTTGGTGAATTCGTTGATACAACTGGATTCCAAAACCCATTTATCTTGCCACTTGATAAGGGGCACCTAGCTTAA
- a CDS encoding alpha/beta hydrolase fold domain-containing protein — protein MAEKFIERDYQKVPAETDYIKQQWHDVAYMDGDRHSMDIYLPNDGQGPFPVIVDIYGGGLIFGDKSSHKLEPALRMLDKGYAVVSVDYSLIHQKDFPFQIYEIKAALRFLRAHADEYQLDMNRVALMGESSGVHLAVMTGVSASVDALQNPFMGDNNNQPETVNAIIAMYGPYAFDQFVSQFEESGVTPKYAETGTADSFEGQMFNKQAPKDVPQRVKNYNPEMYFNDQMPPILAFAGTADAVVPYQQTVNMIDAARQFVPEEKAVLHLVEGTGHGPASYMTPEFTDEKIAFLEKWL, from the coding sequence ATGGCAGAAAAGTTTATTGAGCGAGACTATCAAAAGGTCCCAGCCGAAACCGACTACATTAAGCAACAATGGCACGATGTGGCCTACATGGATGGTGACCGTCACAGCATGGATATTTACCTACCGAACGATGGTCAAGGACCATTTCCAGTCATCGTCGATATCTACGGTGGTGGCTTGATCTTTGGTGACAAGAGTTCACACAAACTAGAACCGGCTTTGCGTATGCTGGATAAGGGCTATGCTGTCGTGAGTGTGGATTACTCATTGATTCACCAAAAGGATTTCCCATTCCAAATTTACGAGATTAAGGCTGCACTACGTTTCTTGCGTGCTCACGCTGATGAGTATCAATTGGATATGAATCGTGTGGCGTTGATGGGTGAGTCTTCAGGGGTACACTTGGCTGTGATGACTGGTGTCTCAGCATCAGTTGATGCATTGCAAAATCCATTTATGGGCGATAATAACAATCAACCAGAGACGGTAAATGCCATCATCGCGATGTACGGACCATATGCTTTTGATCAATTTGTTTCACAATTTGAAGAGAGCGGTGTGACGCCAAAGTATGCTGAAACGGGTACGGCGGACTCATTCGAAGGGCAAATGTTTAACAAGCAAGCGCCTAAGGATGTGCCACAACGCGTTAAGAACTATAACCCAGAAATGTACTTTAACGACCAAATGCCACCTATTTTGGCATTTGCAGGAACGGCCGATGCTGTGGTACCTTATCAACAGACAGTTAATATGATTGACGCGGCTCGTCAATTCGTTCCTGAAGAAAAGGCAGTTTTGCACTTGGTTGAAGGGACTGGACACGGACCTGCGTCATACATGACGCCAGAGTTCACTGATGAGAAGATTGCCTTCTTGGAGAAGTGGCTCTGA